The following are encoded together in the Brachionichthys hirsutus isolate HB-005 unplaced genomic scaffold, CSIRO-AGI_Bhir_v1 contig_439, whole genome shotgun sequence genome:
- the LOC137915909 gene encoding abl interactor 1-like produces MAELQMLLDEEIPAGKRALVESYQNLTRVADYCENNYVQAQDKRKALEETKAYTTQSLASVAYQINALANNVLQLLDIQASQLRRMESSINHISQTVDIHKEKVARREIGILTTNKNTSRTHKIVAPGNMERPVRYIRKPIDYTVLDDVGHGVKWLKAKQHGNNQTIRGGTLSRTNPPTQKPPSPPMSGRGTLGRNTQFKTLEPVKPPTVPNDYMTSPARLGGQHGPQHSPGRTASLNQRQRTHSGSSGGSSSRENSGSSSIGIPIAVPTPSIPNSAPVPPMFAPPPPPPPLPAAGLGPPAAPPPPPPPT; encoded by the exons ATGGCAGAGCTACAAATGCTGTTAGATGAGGAGATTCCTGCCGGCAAAAGGGCGCTGGTGGAGAGCTACCAGAACCTGACGCGAGTGGCGGACTACTGCGAAAACAACTATGTGCAG GCTCAGGACAAGAGGAAAGCTCTGGAGGAGACCAAAGCCTACACCACCCAATCCCTGGCTAGCGTGGCCTACCAGATAAATGCCTTAGCCAATaacgtcctgcagctgctggacatCCAGGCCTCACAGTTGCGTCGCATGGAGTCCTCCATCAACCACATCTCCCAG ACTGTCGATATCCATAAAGAGAAGGTGGCCAGGCGGGAGATCGGGATCCTCACCACCAACAAGAACACGTCGAGGACCCATAAGATCGTAGCGCCAGGTAATATGGAGCGGCCGGTCCGGTACATCCGGAAGCCCATCGACTACACTGTGCTGGACGACGTCGGCCATGGCGTTAAG TGGCTAAAAGCCAAG CAGCACGGAAACAATCAGACGATCAGAGGAGGAACGCTATCAAGGACCAATCCGCCGACGCAGAAGCCGCCGAGCCCTCCCATGTCGGGGCGTGGCACGCTTGG GAGGAACACGCAGTTCAAGACCCTGGAGCCGGTGAAGCCCCCGACGGTGCCCAACGACTACATGACCAGCCCCGCCCGGCTGGGCGGCCAACACGGGCCGCAGCACAGCCCGGGTCGTACGGCGTCGCTCAACCAGAGACAGCGCACGCACAG tggaaGCAGCggggggagcagcagcagggagaacagcggcagcagcagcattggTATTCCCATCGCCGTGCCGACGCCCTCCATCCCCAACTCTGCGCCAG TCCCGCCCATGTTCGCTCCGCCTCCCCCGCCGCCACCTCTTCCTGCGGCCGGGCTCGGCCCTCCGGCGGcacctccgccgccgccgccacccacAG
- the acbd5a gene encoding acyl-CoA-binding domain-containing protein 5A isoform X2, which yields MEVERVTGGDERRLTQLRFDAAVKVIKSLPPDGPFQPSNDMMLRFYSFYKQATLGACDVPRPGFWDAVGKAKWDAWNSLGEMPKEEAMASYVDEMKLILEGMPVTDEVEELLRVLGPFYELIEEKKRITDISDLSAARLTKFARQLEGKYSDANAVTSKSVAKSIIRTMEMNGTLETRPARLQSKQDWERSEEEEEEEEEEEEEEEEEEEVIREIRKVSQPKKKSSSRRQRLPLSNGGVSNGEVSNGEVSNGEVSNGVAHLTNGCHAADVRNGEGSLAEPLLNCDCAGPGLDATAPGHLASDSDSEVYCDSVDQFGHKENSELNCSVDELDEEENHVQPKQELQEEEEEEEGGQGPPQVIRCGGEDEENGGAISQRQRLNADVPDSCLMRGGGGGGGSKSQGLGSGSLVPAHGGGGGDGGRRGGAGRPAGRPAGSLNEQIVVALARLQEDMQSVLQRLHTLEALSTSQARSLSLSPTLVSPPVNKRLRNPSWWPFDISPTSLAFAVIWPFVVQWLIRLYVQRRRRRTN from the exons ATGGAGGTGGAGCGCGTCACAGGGGGAGATGAAAGGCGTTTGACCCAGCTGAGGTTCGATGCCGCTGTCAAAGTGATCAAGAGTTTACCCCCCGACG gtccTTTCCAGCCGTCCAACGATATGATGCTCAGGTTCTACAGTTTCTATAAACAAGCAACGCTTGGAGCGTGCGACGTTCCCCGACCGGGTTTCTGGGACGCGGTCGGTAAAGCGAAATG ggatGCGTGGAATTCTCTCGGAGAGATGCCGAAGGAAGAAGCGATGGCTTCCTATGTCGATGAAATGAAGCTG ATCCTGGAGGGGATGCCCGTCACCGACGAGGTGGAGGAGCTCCTCCGTGTCCTCGGCCCGTTCTACGAGCTGAtcgaggagaagaaaagaatcACGGACATTTCGGACCTGAGCGCAG CCCGTTTGACAAAGTTTGCTCGGCAACTGGAAGGCAAGTACAGCGACGC CAACGCGGTAACGTCAAAGAGCGTCGCAAAGAGCATCATCAGAACGATGGAAATGAACGGCACTCTGGAGACCCGCCCGGCCCGGCTCCAATCAAAGCAAGATTGGGAGAGatcggaggaagaggaggaggaggaagaagaggaagaagaagaagaggaagaagaagaagaagtgataAGGGAGATCAGAAAAG TGTCTCAGCCGAAGAAGAAGAGCTCCTCCAGGAGGCAGAGACTCCCCCTGTCCAACGGCGGGGTGTCCAACGGGGAGGTGTCCAACGGGGAGGTGTCCAACGGGGAGGTGTCCAACGGCGTCGCCCACCTGACCAATGGGTGTCACGCTGCGGATGTCCGGAACGGCGAGGGCTCGCTCGCCGAACCTCTGCTCAACTGTGACTGCGCAG GTCCCGGTCTCGACGCGACCGCTCCCGGTCACCTGGCCAGTGACTCAGACAGCGAAGTCTACTGCGACTCCGTGGACCAGTTCGGCCACAAAGAG AACTCAGAGCTCAACTGCTCTGTAGACGagctggatgaagaggagaaccATGTCCAGCCAAAGCAggagctccaggaggaggaggaggaggaggagggggggcagggtccACCGCAGGTCATCAGGTGTGGAGGAGAAGACGAGGAGAACGGTGGAGCGATatcacagagacaaagactGAATGCAGATGTGCCAGACAGCTGTttgatgagaggaggaggaggaggaggag GATCCAAGTCTCAAGGACTCGGCTCCGGTTCTCTGGTGCCCGCGCACGGCGGCGGAGGCGGCGACGGGGGCCGCCGGGGCGGCGCGGGGAGGCCGGCGGGGAGGCCGGCGGGGAGCCTGAACGAGCAGATCGTGGTCGCGTTGGCTCGACTCCAGGAGGATATGCAGAGCGTCCTGCAGAGGTTGCACACGCTGGAGGCTCTCAGCACCAGCCAG gCGAGatccttgtctttgtctccaaCTTTGGTGTCGCCCCCGGTAAATAAGAGGCTTCGG AACCCCTCCTGGTGGCCTTTTGACATTTCTCCGACCAGTTTGGCCTTTGCGGTTATTTGGCCATTTGTGGTTCAGTGGCTTATTCGCCTTTACGtgcagagaaggagaag GCGAACCAACTGA
- the LOC137915911 gene encoding serine/threonine-protein kinase greatwall-like, with amino-acid sequence MDADKKHDKSVDVPSIEDFIVLKPISRGAFGKVYLARKRCNARLYAIKVMKKAEMVDKNMTSQMKAERDALALSKSPFVVHLFYSLQTAAKIYLVMEYLIGGDVKSLLHIYGYFDQDMSVKYIAEVALALDYLHRHAIIHRDLKPDNMLLSNEGHIKLTDFGLSKVKLDRELNLMDILNTPSLAKPKKDYSRTPGQILSLISSLGFNTPAAGGMRRCSASAASSPMSCGRIKQKNNSLGSSVRKKRDHLSPATRHPLNSGPSDILFNPHKVTKNLTHTLLNSRKRFETMSAGSTTTDTECGVSPLWECEEKENQHAAEQNRGGPAKSSVPREDYPPPIDLSNQSDPGHPADTKPRPSKAGSLSTACEGSPPSASSSKRTFSDVEKSPEPAELRAKKSNATFKRCFGIPEQTSESHSGMTGEFSTIRIGGVLDPAERRARVPKRSSPIAKSLFCEPDEPTEDVFEETAKDLSQLSFTSPLGGDSDVCRSLSLDSDGSLCEMSLAGSHASLKTDGSPKNRDSPSPEEQKGDRDSSLTESSPKTRPANSETPKLGGDGQRRGSRGSSLSRFPDLPGAVGPPPSFLRPRNVVAFRSYCSSIDRSNMSGVSRLSVGLVEAMDVSTAASCRAASGTGTPLQRPSSSSSLCQTPQPMSTSHTPFRTPKSVRRGALPVEGVPILGTPDYLAPELLLGKSHVSGVCPCDFMVDWWALGVCLFEFLTGVPPFNDETPQLVFQNILSRDIPWPEEEEELSANSRDAIEILLTMDMTKRAGLKELGRHPLFEGVDWDDLQNQPMPFIPQPEDETDTSYFEARNNAQHIAVSGFSL; translated from the exons atggatGCAGataaaaaacatgacaaatctGTGGATGTTCCATCAATTGAGGATTTCATCGTTTTGAAGCCCATTAGCAGAGGGGCTTTCGGTAAAGTCTACCTTGCACGGAAGCGGTGCAATGCGCGATTATACGCCATAAAG GTGATGAAGAAAGCCGAGATGGTTGATAAAAACATGACGAGTCAGATGAAGGCGGAAAGAGACGCACTTGCTTTAAGCAAAAGCCCCTTCGTGGTTCACCTGTTTTACTCCCTCCAGACCGCCGCCAAGATCTACCTG GTAATGGAATACCTCATTGGTGGAGATGTGAAATCTTTGCTTCACATCTACGGCTACTTTGACCAGGATATGTCTGTGAAATATATCGCAGAGGTTGCGCTGGCCTTGGACTACCTCCATCGTCACGCTATAATCCACAG GGATCTGAAGCCAGACAACATGCTTCTATCCAACGAGGGTCATATCAAGCTGACAGATTTCGGCCTTTCGAAGGTCAAGCTCGACAGAG AGCTGAATCTTATGGATATCCTTAATACTCCATCCTTGGCCAAACCCAAAAAAGATTACTCCCGCACCCCAGGTCAAATCCTCTCCTTAATCAGCTCCCTTGGATTC AATACGCCTGCGGCCGGAGGGATGCGCCGCTGCAGCGCATCGGCTGCGTCCAGTCCCATGTCCTGtggcagaataaaacaaaagaataacTCTCTCGGTTCTTCCGTGAGGAAGAAACGAGATCATCTGTCTCCTGCGACTCGCCATCCTCTGAACTCAG GGCCAAGCGACATTTTGTTCAATCCTCACAAGGTCACTAAGAATCTGACCCACACACTGCTGAACAGCAGGAAGCGATTTGAGACGATGAGCGCCGGGAGCACCACCACCGACACCGAATGTGGGGTCAGTCCACTGTGGGAGTGCGAGGAG aaagaaaaccaACATGCTGCGGAGCAAAATAGGGGAGGGCCTGCTAAATCCAGCGTGCCAAGAGAGGATTACCCGCCCCCCATCGATCTGTCGAATCAGTCAGATCCAGGCCACCCCGCAGACACAAAGCCCCGACCAAGCAAGGCTGGTTCTCTTTCCACGGCTTGTGAAGGTTCTCCTCCCTCGGCCTCGTCTTCGAAGAGAACCTTTTCTGATGTCGAGAAAAGCCCCGAGCCAGCGGAGCTCCGAGCCAAGAAGAGCAACGCGACGTTTAAGAGATGCTTCGGTATTCCAGAACAGACTTCCGAGTCTCACTCTGGAATGACTGGAGAGTTTTCCACCATCCGCATCGGCGGTGTCCTGGACCCCGCGGAGCGCCGAGCCCGAGTCCCGAAGCGCTCCAGTCCCATCGCCAAAAGTCTGTTCTGTGAGCCGGACGAGCCAACGGAGGACGTGTTCGAGGAAACGGCTAAAGATTTGTCCCAGCTGAGTTTCACGTCTCCGCTCGGGGGGGACTCTGATGTTTGCAGGAGCTTGAGCCTCGACTCTGATGGGTCTCTGTGTGAAATGTCTCTCGCTGGCAGCCATGCGTCCCTCAAGACAGACGGTTCCCCTAAAAATAGGGATTCTCCATCACCCGAGGAGCAAAAGGGGGACAGAGACTCGTCTCTCACGGAATCGAGCCCCAAAACTCGACCTGCTAACAGCGAAACGCCAAAACTCGGCGGCGACGGTCAGAGACGTGGATCTCGCGGCTCCTCCCTCAGCCGGTTCCCTGATCTGCCGGGCGCCGTCGGACCGCCCCCCTCCTTCCTCAGGCCGCGGAACGTCGTGGCTTTCCGTAGCTACTGCAGCTCCATCGACCGCTCAAACATGTCTGGCGTGTCCCGGCTCAGCGTCGGGTTGGTCGAGGCGATGGACGTGTCCACGGCAGCGTCTTGCCGCGCTGCATCTGGAACTGGAACGCCGCTGCAGAGacccagctccagcagctctctGTGCCAG ACCCCTCAACCCATGTCGACCTCCCACACCCCCTTCAGGACGCCAAAGAGCGTCAGAAGGGGTGCGCTGCCCGTCGAGGGCGTTCCCATTCTGGGAACTCCAGACTACTTGGCTCCGGAGCTTCTCCTGGGCAAATCGCATG TTTCAGGAGTTTGTCCATGTG ACTTCATGGTGGACTGGTGGGCGCTAGGCGTGTGTCTGTTCGAGTTCCTCACAGGCGTGCCCCCTTTCAATGATGAGACGCCTCAGCTGGTCTTCCAGAATATTCTCAGCAGAG ATATTCCCtggcctgaggaagaggaggaactgtCTGCAAACTCAAGGGATGCGATTGAAATCCTCCTGACCATGGACATGACGAAACGAGCCGGTCTTAAGG AACTTGGGCGTCACCCCTTGTTTGAAGGGGTGGACTGGGACGATCTGCAGAACCAGCCGATGCCCTTCATACCCCAGCCTGAGGACGAGACCGACACCTCGTACTTTGAGGCACGGAACAACGCTCAGCACATCGCCGTGTCCGGCTTCagtttatag
- the acbd5a gene encoding acyl-CoA-binding domain-containing protein 5A isoform X1 — MEVERVTGGDERRLTQLRFDAAVKVIKSLPPDGPFQPSNDMMLRFYSFYKQATLGACDVPRPGFWDAVGKAKWDAWNSLGEMPKEEAMASYVDEMKLILEGMPVTDEVEELLRVLGPFYELIEEKKRITDISDLSAGFSNAVTSKSVAKSIIRTMEMNGTLETRPARLQSKQDWERSEEEEEEEEEEEEEEEEEEEVIREIRKVSQPKKKSSSRRQRLPLSNGGVSNGEVSNGEVSNGEVSNGVAHLTNGCHAADVRNGEGSLAEPLLNCDCAGPGLDATAPGHLASDSDSEVYCDSVDQFGHKEARNHFIPRLCCSGRSSWPDILCDVFAVLLQNSELNCSVDELDEEENHVQPKQELQEEEEEEEGGQGPPQVIRCGGEDEENGGAISQRQRLNADVPDSCLMRGGGGGGGSKSQGLGSGSLVPAHGGGGGDGGRRGGAGRPAGRPAGSLNEQIVVALARLQEDMQSVLQRLHTLEALSTSQARSLSLSPTLVSPPVNKRLRNPSWWPFDISPTSLAFAVIWPFVVQWLIRLYVQRRRRRTN; from the exons ATGGAGGTGGAGCGCGTCACAGGGGGAGATGAAAGGCGTTTGACCCAGCTGAGGTTCGATGCCGCTGTCAAAGTGATCAAGAGTTTACCCCCCGACG gtccTTTCCAGCCGTCCAACGATATGATGCTCAGGTTCTACAGTTTCTATAAACAAGCAACGCTTGGAGCGTGCGACGTTCCCCGACCGGGTTTCTGGGACGCGGTCGGTAAAGCGAAATG ggatGCGTGGAATTCTCTCGGAGAGATGCCGAAGGAAGAAGCGATGGCTTCCTATGTCGATGAAATGAAGCTG ATCCTGGAGGGGATGCCCGTCACCGACGAGGTGGAGGAGCTCCTCCGTGTCCTCGGCCCGTTCTACGAGCTGAtcgaggagaagaaaagaatcACGGACATTTCGGACCTGAGCGCAG GCTTTAGCAACGCGGTAACGTCAAAGAGCGTCGCAAAGAGCATCATCAGAACGATGGAAATGAACGGCACTCTGGAGACCCGCCCGGCCCGGCTCCAATCAAAGCAAGATTGGGAGAGatcggaggaagaggaggaggaggaagaagaggaagaagaagaagaggaagaagaagaagaagtgataAGGGAGATCAGAAAAG TGTCTCAGCCGAAGAAGAAGAGCTCCTCCAGGAGGCAGAGACTCCCCCTGTCCAACGGCGGGGTGTCCAACGGGGAGGTGTCCAACGGGGAGGTGTCCAACGGGGAGGTGTCCAACGGCGTCGCCCACCTGACCAATGGGTGTCACGCTGCGGATGTCCGGAACGGCGAGGGCTCGCTCGCCGAACCTCTGCTCAACTGTGACTGCGCAG GTCCCGGTCTCGACGCGACCGCTCCCGGTCACCTGGCCAGTGACTCAGACAGCGAAGTCTACTGCGACTCCGTGGACCAGTTCGGCCACAAAGAGGCAAGGAACCATTTCATCCCTCGTCTCTGCTGCAGCGGCCGGAGCTCTTGGCCCGACATTTTATGTGATGTATTTGCTGTGCTCCTCCAGAACTCAGAGCTCAACTGCTCTGTAGACGagctggatgaagaggagaaccATGTCCAGCCAAAGCAggagctccaggaggaggaggaggaggaggagggggggcagggtccACCGCAGGTCATCAGGTGTGGAGGAGAAGACGAGGAGAACGGTGGAGCGATatcacagagacaaagactGAATGCAGATGTGCCAGACAGCTGTttgatgagaggaggaggaggaggaggag GATCCAAGTCTCAAGGACTCGGCTCCGGTTCTCTGGTGCCCGCGCACGGCGGCGGAGGCGGCGACGGGGGCCGCCGGGGCGGCGCGGGGAGGCCGGCGGGGAGGCCGGCGGGGAGCCTGAACGAGCAGATCGTGGTCGCGTTGGCTCGACTCCAGGAGGATATGCAGAGCGTCCTGCAGAGGTTGCACACGCTGGAGGCTCTCAGCACCAGCCAG gCGAGatccttgtctttgtctccaaCTTTGGTGTCGCCCCCGGTAAATAAGAGGCTTCGG AACCCCTCCTGGTGGCCTTTTGACATTTCTCCGACCAGTTTGGCCTTTGCGGTTATTTGGCCATTTGTGGTTCAGTGGCTTATTCGCCTTTACGtgcagagaaggagaag GCGAACCAACTGA